One segment of Vespa velutina chromosome 17, iVesVel2.1, whole genome shotgun sequence DNA contains the following:
- the LOC124955221 gene encoding CCR4-NOT transcription complex subunit 11 — MTLAPKDLTKLLDILDEENMDTTLENLCNQLHQVFSKEDRFKVGMTLLLLLQHIDLLPKHGQRIMALTMLFDLYRGEPLASTPFATVFVQVLKPQEDTTNGVSITNFSGHIPVLSECEKNLLINLLGYNQKEVMKKTPRQLIVDDLYFASTPPIDLTNLQLQLAEYHSELPSISKCGNPIILPDMDHSKITGSDKKILRNVAENLIVGDPPLCAQSYSPEFLRLAPPLYHSINELAWFNVTDPSEFTVEYDNSMCVSNCAGAEARRLMGKAFKSVLTLQQQQHLVNELDRDPKLVYHIGLTPGKLPDLVENNPLIAIEVLLKLMQSSQITEYFSVLVNMEMSLHSMEVVNRLTTTVDLPTEFVHLYISNCISTCETIKDRYMQNRLVRLVCVFLQSLIRNKIINVQELFIEVQAFCIEFSRIREAAALFRLLKQLESGDIGGLNAPPTKSKIDMC; from the coding sequence ATGACACTGGCACCAAAGGACCTAACCAAACTATTAGATATTCTTGATGAGGAAAATATGGACACTACCTTGGAAAATCTTTGCAATCAGCTTCATCAAGTATTCTCCAAGGAAGATCGCTTTAAAGTTGGAATGACGTTACTTCTGTTACTGCAACATATTGATTTGTTACCAAAACATGGTCAACGAATAATGGCCTTAACAATGTTGTTTGATTTGTACAGAGGAGAGCCATTAGCTTCTACACCATTTGCAACAGTTTTTGTTCAAGTGTTGAAACCACAAGAGGATACAACTAATGGTGTTTCGATAACTAATTTCTCAGGACATATTCCTGTACTTTCTGAATGTGAGAAAAACTtacttattaatttgttaGGATATAATCAAAAGGAAGTAATGAAGAAAACACCGCGCCAATTAATCGTAGATGATCTCTATTTTGCATCAACACCCCCAATAGACTTAACCAATTTGCAGTTGCAACTTGCCGAATATCATTCTGAACTTCCTTCCATAAGTAAATGCGGCAATCCAATTATATTACCAGATATGGATCACTCTAAGATAACAGGATccgataaaaagatattgagAAACGTTGCAGAAAATCTTATTGTCGGAGATCCACCATTATGTGCTCAAAGTTATAGTCCTGAATTTTTAAGATTGGCTCCACCTCTATATCATTCTATCAATGAATTAGCATGGTTTAATGTCACAGATCCTTCTGAATTTACTGTGGAATATGATAATAGTATGTGTGTTTCCAATTGTGCTGGAGCTGAAGCACGTAGACTAATGGGCAAAGCTTTCAAAAGTGTTTTGACActtcaacaacaacagcattTAGTTAATGAATTAGATAGGGATCCAAAACTGGTTTATCATATAGGTCTTACACCTGGAAAATTGCCAGATTTAGTAGAAAATAATCCATTAATTGCTATTgaagttttattaaaacttatgCAATCTAGCCAAATAACAGAATATTTTAGTGTTTTGGTAAATATGGAAATGTCCCTTCATTCGATGGAAGTTGTAAATAGGTTGACTACCACTGTGGACTTGCCAACTGAATTTGTTCATTTATACATTAGCAATTGTATATCTACCTGTGAAACTATAAAGGATCGTTATATGCAGAATCGACTTGTACGTCTAGTTTGTGTATTTCTTCAATCTTTGATTaggaataaaatcattaatgtTCAAGAGTTATTTATTGAGGTGCAAGCATTTTGTATTGAATTTAGCCGTATTAGAGAAGCAGCAGCATTATTTCGTCTTTTGAAACAACTTGAATCAGGTGACATAGGTGGATTAAATGCACCCCCTACAAAGAGCAAAATAGATATGTGTTAA